The Victivallis sp. Marseille-Q1083 DNA window AACTGTTCGACCGGTCCGGCGGATATGGTGAAACTGCTGGCGGCGATCAAACCGTATGCGACGATTCCGCTGGTGGCCAAACCGAATGCCGGCATGCCGAAACTGATCGGCGGCCGGACGGTGTTTTCAATGGGACCGTCGGAATTTGCCGGCTTCACGCCGGCATTAATTGACGCCGGCGCCAATCTGATTGGCGGCTGCTGCGGCACGACGCCGGAACACATTGCCGCCCAGTCCGCCGCCGCCAAAACGTTGATCGGGCAGGCGCCGCATCGGGCGGCGTTGAGCGCCGTTTCGGCACCGCACCGCTGTTGTTTCTGGGGGGACGATCAACCGTTTGTCGTCATCGGCGAACGGATCAATCCGACCGGCAAAAAAGCGCTGCAGGCCGAATTGCGCGACGGCAGGATGAATCTGGTGCGAACCTTTGCTTTGGAACAGACCCGGCTGGGTGCGGCGGTGCTGGATGTCAACATGGGCTTGTCCGGCATCGATGAGAAAGCGATGATGTTGAAGGCGATCGATACTTTGCTGCAGGCGACCGAACTGCCGTTGTGCATCGATTCGACCGACCCGGCAGTGGTGGAAGCGGCGTTGCGGCGTTATCCGGGCCGGGCGCTGGTCAATTCGATTTCGGCCGAACAGGAACGTTTGGAAGTGACCTTGCCGATCGCGGCGAAATACGGCGCGATGTTCATTTTGCTGCCGTTGACCGACGAAGGCATTCCGGCGACGGCGGCGGCGCGGGCGGCGGTGGCGGAACGGATATTCCGGGCGGCGCAGGCGCTGGGCTACCACAAGGAAGATATCATTCTGGATGCGCTGATCATGACCGTTTCGGCCGATCAGCGGGCGGCAGCGGTATCGCTGGAGCTGATCGAATGGGCGAGCCGGCAATTTCAGGTCAGCACCACCTGCGGGCTGTCCAATGTCAGTTTCGGCATGCCGGAACGCAACTGGATCAACACCGCCTTCCTCGGCATGGCGCTGGGGCGTGGCTTGAACTGCGCGATCGCCAACCCGTCCAGCGAACTGCTGATGGCGACGGTGGCGGCCGGTGATGTGCTGAGCGGCCGGGATGTCAGGATGCGGCGTTATGTCGAACGCTATGGCAGCGCGGCGGCTTCACTGCCATCGCCGGCGATGGCGGCCGGGGCGGCGTTGTCGCCGGAAGAACAGGTGTTCCGCTGTGTGCTGGAGGGCGATGAGGAAAATATCGGCCGGCGGCTGGAGGAGGCATTGGCGAAGCAGGTGCCGTTGTCTGTATTGGTGGACGATTGTCTGATCCGGGCGATCAATCAGGTTGGCGACTGGTTCGAGCAGAAGAAATATTTTCTGCCGCAATTGATTATGAGCGCCGATGCGATGCGCAGGGGATTTCAGTTTTTGGAACCGCTTTTGACGGCGCGGCAGAGCAGCCGGGCGGCGAAAACGCGTTTCCTGCTGGCGACGGTGGAAGGCGATATTCACGACATCGGCAAGAATATCGTCGGCTTGATGTTGCGCAACTACGGGTTCGAAGTGATCGACCTGGGCAAGGATGTGCCGGCGGCGGAGATTCTGGCGGCGGTCAGGGAGCACGACGTCAAACTGGTCGGGCTGTCGGCGCTGATGACGACGACGATGACCCGGATGGCCGAAGTGATCCGGACCGTGCGGGGGGCCGGTTTGCCGGAGGTGAAATTCATCATCGGCGGCGCGGTCGTCGATCAGGCGTATGCCGACGAGATCGGCGCCGATGCCTATGGCGCCGATGCGATGGCGACGGTGCGATGGGCGCAGGAAGTGGCGGGGCGGGCGGAATAAGCCGGGGAAAAGGCGGCTGGGGCGGTTTGAAAATGCCGCTTTGCCGTATTATAATATGGTTGCGGGTGTAAAATAGATTACGTAGAGCGGAATGAGAGGTGGTATTATGAAGGAATTGGCGGTTTGGGGCGGAAAATTATTGATGGCGCCGACTTGGGGCATGGCATTGCTGCGCGGAGTTTTGTTGATCCTGGTCGGGGTGACAATGATCGTCAATCCCGGCTTGGCGGTGATCGCGTTGGCCTGGGCGTGCGGCCTGTTGCTGTGCGTGGCCGGTCTCGGTTCTTTTGTCCAGGCGTTGAATGTCCGCAGTTATCGGGAACTGTTGATTTTTTACAGCGTGGTGGTCTTTCTGCTCGGTATTTTCATCATTGTTTTGCCGGGCGTGGCCAGCATCGCCGTGGTGCTGATCTTCGCATTCTGGCTGTTGATGTCCGGCGGCAGCCAGGTTTATTTCGCCCTGACCAGGATGCCGTCCCGCGATCCGTTGCGGCTGATGTCGCTGATTTCCGGCGGATTGTCGTTGATCGTCGGTTTGATGGTGCTGCTGAACCCGCTGAGCGGGCTTGAAACGATCGGTTGGCTGCTGGGCATTTTCCTGCTGTGCTACGGCGCGTTTCTCTGCATGCTCTCTTCGGTGCTGTTCAGGGTGCGCAAATAGGCTGTCGGCGTGCGGGATACGATTTTTGCCTCCGGAGCGCCGCCGGTCCGTTTTCAATTCGATGAGCAGGTGGCCGGTGTCTTCGACGATATGATCCGGCGTTCGGTGCCGGGGTATGAATACGTGGTGGCGATGTGCGGGCTGTTTGCCGGCCGTCTGGCTCAGGCCGGAGCGAACTGTTACGATCTGGGTTGTTCGCTCGGGACGACGACGTTGGCGATGCGGTCGCGGATTGCGGTGCCGGACTGCCGGATTGTCGCGGTGGACAATTCGGCGGCGATGGTGGA harbors:
- a CDS encoding homocysteine S-methyltransferase family protein, producing the protein MTRQDFQALVRAKVVMLDGATGTELIKRGMGQGVSPELWAMEHFEAVADIQNCYVAAGSDIVYVPTFGGNRLKLAEFGLAERAAEINRTLAERTVENLAGRALAFGDMAPTGQFLAPFGDLEFEAAVDIYREQAAALLAGGVDGFAVETMMDIMETRAVVLAIRELCDLPILVTLTFDEAQRTLTGNDPLSSLITLQALGVDAFGCNCSTGPADMVKLLAAIKPYATIPLVAKPNAGMPKLIGGRTVFSMGPSEFAGFTPALIDAGANLIGGCCGTTPEHIAAQSAAAKTLIGQAPHRAALSAVSAPHRCCFWGDDQPFVVIGERINPTGKKALQAELRDGRMNLVRTFALEQTRLGAAVLDVNMGLSGIDEKAMMLKAIDTLLQATELPLCIDSTDPAVVEAALRRYPGRALVNSISAEQERLEVTLPIAAKYGAMFILLPLTDEGIPATAAARAAVAERIFRAAQALGYHKEDIILDALIMTVSADQRAAAVSLELIEWASRQFQVSTTCGLSNVSFGMPERNWINTAFLGMALGRGLNCAIANPSSELLMATVAAGDVLSGRDVRMRRYVERYGSAAASLPSPAMAAGAALSPEEQVFRCVLEGDEENIGRRLEEALAKQVPLSVLVDDCLIRAINQVGDWFEQKKYFLPQLIMSADAMRRGFQFLEPLLTARQSSRAAKTRFLLATVEGDIHDIGKNIVGLMLRNYGFEVIDLGKDVPAAEILAAVREHDVKLVGLSALMTTTMTRMAEVIRTVRGAGLPEVKFIIGGAVVDQAYADEIGADAYGADAMATVRWAQEVAGRAE
- a CDS encoding HdeD family acid-resistance protein — protein: MKELAVWGGKLLMAPTWGMALLRGVLLILVGVTMIVNPGLAVIALAWACGLLLCVAGLGSFVQALNVRSYRELLIFYSVVVFLLGIFIIVLPGVASIAVVLIFAFWLLMSGGSQVYFALTRMPSRDPLRLMSLISGGLSLIVGLMVLLNPLSGLETIGWLLGIFLLCYGAFLCMLSSVLFRVRK